Sequence from the Bryobacteraceae bacterium genome:
GCAAGATCTTCTGGGAACACGAAGGGAATCGTGCCGTGCGCGACGGGAAATGGAAGCTCGTTTCCCGCTTTCCGGACGACTGGGAACTGTACGATCTCGATGCGGACCGCACCGAGCTCAACAATCTCGCGTCCGCCGAACCAGCACGAGTGGCGGCCATGAAGCGCGACTACGACGCCTGGGCGGCGCGCTGCGGCGTGGTCCCGTGGGGAGAACTGACGCGAGAGCGCAAGCAGGCACGCAAGAAGGCGTAGCCGGCCATGCCCCGCACGCCGATCCTCTGTGCCGCCACTATGCTGGCGCAGTTCGTCGCCGGAGAGACCGTGTTTGTTGACGACTTCGAAGCCGACCGGAACTGGGTGCTGTTCGAAGAGATCGTGGGCGGCAACCTCTGCTACGGCGACGGCATCGCGTCGCTGACGCGATCGCCGCGGCAATCGGTGAGCCCGAGCCGGAGCCTTCTCGTTTGGGCGAACGCGGCACGGACGGTGAAGGCGAACCACGTGATCGCGTATCACCGGGTGGCCAGCGCCGGGCGCAAGGGGCGGTGGCGCTATTCGGTGCGGGCGTTCGTCGATCCAGCCACGGCGCCACACCAGGCGGGGCCGGAATACTCGATGCAGAACACACGGCGCGCACCGTCGGGGGCCTACCTGACTTACATCGGAGCCGTGCAGTACCAGGCGAGCCCGTTCCTTCCCGACTACGGCTGGTGGTACATCTGGAGGGAAACGGCCGCGGGTCGCGCGGACTGGGTCCCGCTTGCTTATCGGCCAATTCAGACGGGGCAATGGTACGAGTTGGCTCTCGAAGTCGACTACGACGCCAATCGCTACATCAGCTTTACGGTTCTCGGCAACGACGCGGACAGCAAGTTCTTTCTGAACGATGTCCAAATCGCCGGAGTGGATACGTTCACCGAGGAGACGTTCGACATCACGCTCGAGGCGCAGAACCTGTGGAGCAACTGCGGCGATGCTGGCGTGTTCGAGGCGCGGACTTTCTATGACGATGTCGACTTCGGGCCCGGGCGGTCGCCGTCTGGCGGGACCGTTTCGCCGCTGGGGGGAACGGGGGCGAGGCAGGCCTTCGAATTTCGCTTCGACGCGAGCGGTCCAGCGTATCCGATCGAGGTCGCCAACGTCTTGATCAACTCTTCCCTCGACCGGAGAAACGGTTGCTATCTCGCCTACAACCGCCCGTCGAACAAGCTGTACCTGGTGAGCGACGATGGCTTCACGCTTCTGCCGGGGCTGGTGTTGAATGGCGCGGGCTCGGTGGCGAACAGCCTGTGCACCGTGTATGGTTCAGGGTCCTCGGTGACTGGAACGGGGAACACGATGGTGCTGCGGCTGGACCTGGGCTTCGCGCAAGGCTTCGGCGGAGCGCGGACGATCTATACCGCCGCGCGCGACGATCTCGGTGGCAACTCGGGGTGGCACGTGGCGGGCACGTGGCAGGTACCGCCGGCGGTAGAGCCGGTTCTTTCAGCGGCGCTGCCGAGTCCGCCGGGCGAGGCGGCCTCGAACGTGTTCCGGCTCCGCTATCGCGATACGTCGGGGCAGGCCGCGTTCACGAACGTCCAGATGCTGCTAAACCGGGATCTCGACGGCCGCGCGGCGTGCTGGGTGGGCTACGATCCGGTGGGTCAGGCGATCTACCTCGTGGGCGACGACGGCGGCACGCTGCTCCCGGGGCTGCCGATCGGGTCGGCTGGATCCCGCGAGAACTACACCTGCCGCGTGAACGGGGCGACGAGCTCGGCCGCGATCGCTGGAGCGGACCTGTCGGTCAACCTCGATATCGCGTTCAAGATCCCGTTCGCACGCCGCCTGGTCTACGCGACCGCCACGAAAGCCGGGGCACAACTCGACTGGGTCCCGGTTGGGACCTGGGCAGTGCCGTGAGCGCTCAGTTGTGGACCGGGGGAGCGTCGACGACAGGGCGTCCCGTCAGCCAGCGCAGAAGCATCAGGTTCGACTTCTTGTAGGCCGTGACGCTGACGTTGCCCATCATCTGCTCGTCCGGTTCGAGGTGTTGGCGGACGAGATTTCGGAACTCCTCAACAGTGATCCCCAGCGAGTGAGCGGCTTCGGTTTCTGTGAAATAGTCTTTCGGTTGTTGTCTTCTGGAAGCCATCGTACAAGGCGATTGTAGAGGGAAACGGGAAGAAGACAAATTGGGAGGTTGCCCTAGGTAGGAGGGGGGATGGTTCTGAAGGATGCGGCTAGACGGCTGGTACTAAGAGGATCGGCGGAGAGGGTTCTACCCTTTAGTCTTGGTACTTGAGTCTCAAATCAGTCGTTTCAAGGGGCGATGGTCAGTGCCGAGACCGGCACCCAACCCGACGATTGAGCGGAATCCACGGCGCCCGCGTAGACGATCTTCTCGCCCGCGAAGCCCGGCTTGAAGGTCACCCGGAAGTAGAGGTTCCGATTCGGTGGACCGCCTTCGAACGATCCGGCCCGTTCGATCCGGCACTGGCTGTTCTCGGCGCTGCCGGAAAGGGTGGTGAAATCCACGCTGCCGGCCACGCCGGAGCCGATGTCCCCGATCAGTTGCAGACTCTGGCTGGGGAAATGGTAGCCGAAGTAGCAGGCGTTGCGGCCGTCGATCGCGTTGTTGATCAGCACGTTAGCCGTCATGAGGCTGAGTCCGCCGGAAGCGTCAGAGACCGAAATCAGCAACGTGTCCTCCTTGACAGTGGCCGCGAGCGGCGTCTTCCCTCGGACGACATAAGGCCCTGTTGCGGGCCCAGCGCCTTCGATCACCTTCCCCGGGATCCACCCGGAGTTGTGGCCGCCGGCGTCGCGCGCCGCCGCGTAGACGATCTTGTTGCCCGCGTAGGTGGGCGGGAAGGCGACGTTCATCTCGAGCAGCACGGTATTCCCCGAATGCGTGGCCGCCACATCGGCCACGGCGCATTGGCTGTTCGACAGCGGACCCGCCGAAGGCACGGCGACGGCCGGGAGCAGGGCGTCGCCAGCGTCGTTCACCAGGTACAGCAAACGCGCCGCGGCGTCGTAGGCGAGGTAGCAGGAGCCCCGGCCGTCGAGCACCGGACCGATGAGCAGGTTCAGCACGGTCAAGTTCGCGGCGCCGTCCGTATCGGCAAAACGAACGCGAAGGTTGTGAGCCTGCGTCGGCGCGTCGTGAGCGAGGAGCACAGGCAGCCCGGCCGGAATTGCGGCCTGCGTGATGGTGAAGCTCGGCCCGGGAGGACTGTTGGTGGAATTCGCGATGCGATACGCGCGGGTAACCGGAACGCCCGTTTCGTTGGCCGACAGGATGATGGCGGCCGAGCCCGGAAGAAAGGCGTCGCCGGTCGCGACGATGTTCGCGCCGCTGTCGCGAACTACCCAGCCACACGCGGATTCCGCTTCGATCGGGATGAGAATCACACCGCCCCGGTAGGTCGCCGGGTAGTCCGCGAACCGGGTGCTGAACGTGCAGTCGAAAGGGATCTGCATGACCGAGATGAACCCGTTTTCGTAGCCGAGTCCGATAGCGCCATCGCGAAGGCCGTCGCCCGGGTTGGCAGATGCGGTCACCCCGATGGTGGCCGGACCGCTGCCCGTGCTTTGCGAGAACGTGAGCCAGGGGGGGCCTGTGAGCGACCAGGGACAACCCGGTTCCGCTGTGAGTGTGAGCGTTCGTAGACCTCCTGGTTTCTGGAAGTAGCCGGGGAGGCTGCCCGCTACTGAACAGGGCGCCTGCGTGATCTCGAGCGTTGCCGCGTTGGAACCGGCGGAAAGAATGTTCCCGCGCTGGCGGCCCTGCGGATTGGGCTGCACCGCGAGTGAGAACGCCGCCGTGCCCACGCCTGGCTGTCCTGCGGTTTGTGCAAGTGTCATCCATGAGGGTAACGGCTGACTCTGGAGCGACCACACGCAGTTGGAGCCGGTGGTGTTAAGAGCGACCGAAGCCGTGCCGCCCGTGCTCGGGACTGAGAGCACGTTCGGCGAAAAGGCATAGGTGCATCCCCCGCTTTGACGCACCGTGACGCTGGACCCGCCCGGCGACACGCTGATCGAGCCCAGCCGCAGCGCGCCACCTGTGTTTGCGCTCGCCGTAATCGAAATCGCGTCGACGCCGGTGCCAGAAGTCCTCGGGATCGTCAGCCACGTTGCCGTGAGGGCCTGGGTATGCAAAGTCCAATTGCAGTTGTGAGGGCTGCGGACCTTCAGGATGGCAGTCTGCGCAGCGTCCGTGAAGTTGACATCGAAGCCTGTGGCGGATGGCTCGATCCAGATCTCCGGTGTACATGGTCCGGTGGCGGTGGTGATGCGGCCGTAGAAGCCGTCCGCTATTGGACTAGAGGTTAGCTGCCCAACCAGGTCAGGAGCAGTGGCGGATCGCCGGTCAGCCGGGAAGGCGCGGTCGGAGGTTGAGCCGGCGAAGTAGATTCGGCCGGCGATATTCGCGGGATCGACGCTGACAGATAGTGGAGGGTTGAACGGTAGAGGGCCAAGCGTGGTGGAGAACGCCGCGGCGTAGGCCGGGGCGGCACGCAGCCAACTGATGAAACCATTGGCGCTGGAACCGGCGAAGGGCTGAAGCCGGTCCACGGTTGGGAAATCGGGAGACAAGGTAAAGCCGCCGATGACGATCGAGCCCACACTCGCGGCATCCAGAGTAACCACCCAGTCGTCGCCGGAACCGCCGTAGTAGGTAGAGAAGGTCACGCCGGAACCATCCGGCGTGAGCGCGGCGACGAACCCGTCGGAGGGGCCGTTCTGGGCGGCTTGGATGGCATTGGCCACTGGAAGGTTCGCGGAGTTGGTGATTCCGCCGATGATCGCCTGAT
This genomic interval carries:
- a CDS encoding SBBP repeat-containing protein — its product is MPLRQPALLALPALLAIPVLAAGHDVWFEENHGQVDARATYFARGRGYNVYVNRSEATLALLGEKPALVTMRLLDTRREASMEGGAPNGDTSSYFIGNDASRWVKAVSHHDSIRVNGAWPGIDVRYYENGRRVLEHDFHVAPHADPARIRFAFDGATPRLDKDGALVLDTAAGPVRWEKPEAYQTIDGARQGVVSAYRLSEDGIVDFALGEYDREAELVIDPELVYARWIGGAGRDLPHDVLYLPALDETVVVGETDSVDIRLVNPLQHYAGDTDAFLLRTRPSGTQQFTYFGGSYGDTAESVAADSSGNLYIGGGTVSRDFPFTGASGGNGYRSGFVMKLSPGGALLYSFKFGGTRSADVTALAVDVAGNVYATGWTQGLIATPGAFQPSPGSDVYTDAFVAKLNPAGSAFIYASHLGGSGADVGTGIAVNGAGEAFVAGWTSSPGGIATPGSLFPSYQGGTWDGFAVRINATGTAKIYGTYFGGPGFDYVNALALDGNQAIIGGITNSANLPVANAIQAAQNGPSDGFVAALTPDGSGVTFSTYYGGSGDDWVVTLDAASVGSIVIGGFTLSPDFPTVDRLQPFAGSSANGFISWLRAAPAYAAAFSTTLGPLPFNPPLSVSVDPANIAGRIYFAGSTSDRAFPADRRSATAPDLVGQLTSSPIADGFYGRITTATGPCTPEIWIEPSATGFDVNFTDAAQTAILKVRSPHNCNWTLHTQALTATWLTIPRTSGTGVDAISITASANTGGALRLGSISVSPGGSSVTVRQSGGCTYAFSPNVLSVPSTGGTASVALNTTGSNCVWSLQSQPLPSWMTLAQTAGQPGVGTAAFSLAVQPNPQGRQRGNILSAGSNAATLEITQAPCSVAGSLPGYFQKPGGLRTLTLTAEPGCPWSLTGPPWLTFSQSTGSGPATIGVTASANPGDGLRDGAIGLGYENGFISVMQIPFDCTFSTRFADYPATYRGGVILIPIEAESACGWVVRDSGANIVATGDAFLPGSAAIILSANETGVPVTRAYRIANSTNSPPGPSFTITQAAIPAGLPVLLAHDAPTQAHNLRVRFADTDGAANLTVLNLLIGPVLDGRGSCYLAYDAAARLLYLVNDAGDALLPAVAVPSAGPLSNSQCAVADVAATHSGNTVLLEMNVAFPPTYAGNKIVYAAARDAGGHNSGWIPGKVIEGAGPATGPYVVRGKTPLAATVKEDTLLISVSDASGGLSLMTANVLINNAIDGRNACYFGYHFPSQSLQLIGDIGSGVAGSVDFTTLSGSAENSQCRIERAGSFEGGPPNRNLYFRVTFKPGFAGEKIVYAGAVDSAQSSGWVPVSALTIAP